Proteins encoded together in one Streptomyces umbrinus window:
- a CDS encoding malonic semialdehyde reductase — protein sequence MSLVLDPTAQDLLFREARTANAFTDEPVSEEQVQAIYDLVKFGPTAFNQSPLRITLVRSAEARERLVQHMAEGNQPKTATAPLVAILSADNEFHEELPHLFPHFPQAKDVFFAERPAREGAASLNAALQAAYFIIGVRAAGLAAGPMTGFDFAGVQKEFLDGDHTPLMVVNIGRPAEDAWFPRSPRLEADQVITTV from the coding sequence ATGTCCCTCGTCCTTGACCCCACCGCCCAGGACCTGCTCTTCCGCGAGGCCCGCACCGCGAACGCCTTCACCGACGAGCCCGTCTCCGAGGAGCAGGTGCAGGCGATCTACGACCTGGTCAAGTTCGGCCCGACCGCCTTCAACCAGTCCCCGCTGCGCATCACCCTGGTCCGCTCCGCCGAGGCCCGCGAGCGCCTCGTGCAGCACATGGCCGAGGGCAACCAGCCGAAGACGGCCACCGCCCCGCTCGTCGCGATCCTCTCCGCGGACAACGAGTTCCACGAGGAACTCCCGCACCTGTTCCCGCACTTCCCGCAGGCCAAGGACGTCTTCTTCGCCGAGCGCCCGGCCCGTGAGGGTGCCGCCTCTCTCAACGCCGCGCTGCAGGCCGCGTACTTCATCATCGGCGTCCGCGCCGCCGGTCTGGCCGCCGGTCCGATGACGGGCTTCGACTTCGCGGGCGTCCAGAAGGAGTTCCTCGACGGCGACCACACCCCGCTGATGGTGGTCAACATCGGCCGGCCCGCCGAGGACGCCTGGTTCCCTCGCTCCCCGCGCCTGGAGGCCGACCAGGTCATCACGACGGTCTGA
- a CDS encoding DUF4245 domain-containing protein: MAGMKGKQSVRDMVLSLGLIGIVAGFIYVFIPNDDSEPPLKRVDYRVELLTARRAAAYPVAAPEGLAKEWKATSVRFQGADFDAWHLGFHDPDGEYVAIEQSTQKPVTFIDDASQGAEETNTTQRIGERSWERYEGAKYDALVLREKGSTTVVTGTASFAQLTKMAQALKTE, from the coding sequence GTGGCAGGTATGAAAGGCAAGCAGTCGGTCCGGGACATGGTGTTGTCCCTGGGCCTGATCGGCATAGTCGCGGGCTTCATCTACGTCTTCATTCCCAATGACGACTCGGAGCCCCCTCTCAAGCGGGTCGACTACCGCGTGGAGCTCCTGACGGCCCGCCGCGCGGCCGCCTATCCGGTGGCGGCGCCCGAGGGCCTGGCCAAGGAGTGGAAGGCCACGTCGGTGCGGTTCCAGGGCGCCGACTTCGACGCGTGGCACCTCGGCTTCCACGACCCCGACGGTGAGTACGTGGCGATCGAGCAGTCGACTCAGAAGCCCGTCACGTTCATCGACGACGCGAGCCAGGGTGCCGAGGAGACGAACACGACGCAGCGCATCGGCGAGCGCTCCTGGGAGCGGTACGAGGGCGCGAAGTACGACGCCCTCGTCCTCCGGGAGAAGGGCTCGACGACGGTCGTGACCGGCACGGCGTCCTTCGCGCAGCTGACGAAGATGGCCCAAGCCCTGAAGACGGAGTAG
- the glpX gene encoding class II fructose-bisphosphatase produces MTEHHLPSELEVPSEAPDRNLALELVRVTEAAAMAAGRWVGRGDKNGADGAAVRAMRTLVSTVSMNGVVVIGEGEKDEAPMLFNGERVGDGTGPECDIAVDPIDGTTLTAKGMTNAIAVLAAADRGTMFDPSAVFYMDKLVTGPEAADFVDINAPVSVNIRRVAKAKRVTPEDVTVVILDRPRHDGIIKEIRETGARIKLISDGDVAGSILALREGTGIDLLLGIGGTPEGIISACAVKCLGGTIQGKLWPKDDEERARAVDAGHDLDRVLFTDDLVSGENVFFVATGITDGELLRGVRYRPETATTDSIVMRSKSGTVRQINSEHRLAKLRAYSAIDFDRAK; encoded by the coding sequence ATGACCGAGCATCACTTGCCGTCCGAACTCGAGGTCCCGTCCGAGGCCCCCGACCGAAACCTCGCCCTTGAGCTCGTCCGGGTCACCGAAGCCGCCGCCATGGCCGCGGGCCGCTGGGTCGGCCGCGGCGACAAGAACGGCGCCGACGGAGCGGCCGTACGGGCCATGCGGACCCTCGTCTCCACCGTCTCGATGAACGGCGTCGTCGTCATCGGGGAGGGCGAGAAGGACGAGGCCCCGATGCTCTTCAACGGGGAGCGCGTCGGAGACGGGACGGGCCCCGAGTGCGACATCGCCGTCGACCCGATCGACGGCACCACGCTCACCGCGAAGGGCATGACGAACGCGATCGCGGTGCTGGCCGCCGCCGACCGCGGCACCATGTTCGACCCGTCCGCGGTCTTCTACATGGACAAGCTGGTCACCGGCCCCGAGGCCGCCGACTTCGTCGACATCAACGCGCCCGTGTCCGTGAACATCCGCCGGGTCGCCAAGGCCAAGCGCGTCACGCCCGAGGACGTCACGGTCGTCATCCTCGACCGGCCGCGCCACGACGGCATCATCAAGGAGATCCGGGAGACCGGCGCCCGCATCAAGCTCATCTCCGACGGCGATGTCGCGGGCTCGATCCTGGCGCTGCGCGAGGGCACCGGTATCGACCTGCTGCTCGGCATCGGCGGTACGCCCGAGGGCATCATCTCCGCCTGTGCGGTGAAGTGCCTGGGCGGCACGATCCAGGGCAAGTTGTGGCCCAAGGACGACGAGGAGCGCGCCCGGGCCGTCGACGCGGGCCACGACCTCGACCGGGTCCTGTTCACCGACGACCTGGTCTCCGGCGAGAACGTCTTCTTCGTCGCGACCGGGATCACCGACGGTGAGCTGCTGCGGGGGGTTCGGTATCGGCCCGAGACCGCGACGACCGACTCGATCGTGATGCGGTCGAAGTCGGGGACGGTGCGGCAGATCAACTCGGAGCACCGGTTGGCGAAGCTGCGGGCTTATAGCGCGATCGACTTCGATCGCGCCAAGTAG
- a CDS encoding WhiB family transcriptional regulator, giving the protein MLHPPHQSLQVAAVPPQPVPVRDRDQDAPWHTEAVCRRDEAGLFFAPSKEPTAARLSREEAAKRVCARCPVMVECREHALLQPEPYGVWGGLTAAERRVVLARRRRRDLELQKAARATGPIAAAG; this is encoded by the coding sequence GTGCTGCATCCGCCGCATCAGTCCCTGCAGGTCGCTGCCGTTCCGCCCCAGCCGGTGCCGGTGCGCGACAGGGACCAGGACGCCCCTTGGCACACGGAGGCCGTGTGCCGCCGGGACGAGGCCGGGCTGTTCTTCGCGCCCTCGAAAGAACCCACCGCGGCCCGGCTGTCCCGGGAGGAGGCGGCAAAGCGGGTCTGCGCACGCTGTCCGGTGATGGTCGAATGCCGCGAACACGCACTGCTGCAACCCGAGCCGTACGGAGTATGGGGCGGCCTCACCGCTGCCGAGCGCCGAGTGGTCCTGGCCCGGCGCCGCCGCCGCGACCTCGAACTGCAGAAGGCGGCCCGCGCCACAGGCCCGATAGCCGCCGCCGGCTGA